The segment ATCAACTGGAACGGGCCGGACTCAGCGTGTACTGGCACCAGCAGTGGACCAGCATGCTGCGCACACGCGTCATGGTCGGGGCAGGAGCCGATTCGTCCGTGGCCGTGCCGCGGCCGCGGTTCTCTCTCGACGACGTGCTGGACGGCCGGTGGCAGCTGTCGCTCGGCGACGCCGACCTCTCCGACCAGGAGATGGACGACATCGGCCAGGCGGGACGGCCGCTGGCCAAGGTGCGTGACCAGTGGGTGATGGTCGACGAGGACACCGCCCGCCGTGCCGCCGACCGCACCTTCGGCCCGATCCCCTCGGACCAGGCCCTACGCGCGTCCCTCACCGGGGCCATCGACATCGACGGTCAGGCCGTGCCTTGCGAGCCGACGGCTTCTCTTGCCAGCCTCGTTGACTTCCTGCGCACCGGCTCCCGCACGACACCTGTCCCCGAGCCGGGAGCCCTGCAAGCAATCCTGCGCGACTACCAGCAGCTCGGCCTGGCCTGGTTGGCCAACACGAGCGACGCGGGCTTCGGCGCGATGCTCGCCGACGACATGGGCCTGGGTAAAACGCTGACCGCTCTCGCACTGCACCTGCACCGCCGGGAAATCACGACCAGCGCCACGGGGCCGACTCTGATCGTCTGCCCCGCCTCCGTCGTCATCACCTGGGAACGCGAAGCCCACCGGTTCGCCCCGACCGTGCCGACCCTGCGCTACCTGGGAGCCGACCGCACCCTCGAAGACGCCACCTCACGCACGATCGTCATCACCAGCTACGAAACACTCCGCCGCGACATCGACCTGCTGGCCCTCATGACGTTCGACTTGGTCGTCGCCGACGAAGCCCAGATGGTCAAGAACCACCGCACCGCCACCGCCCGCTCCCTGCGCCGCATCAAGGCCAGCGTCCGGGTGGCCTTGACCGGCACCCCGGTCGAGAACAACCTCACCGAGGCCTGGGCCATCATGGACTGGCTCAACCCCGGGCTGTTCGGCACCCAGCGCGTCTTCCGCGATCAGTTCGCCCGCCCCATCGAGGACAACATCGCCGACACGGAGCGAACCGCACGCCTGTCCGGCCTCATGAGCGCGTTCATGCTGCGCCGCCGCAAGAGCGACCCAGGCATCCTGACTGAGCTGCCGCCCAAGGACATCCGGCCGCGCGTCGTCAGCCTCACCCAGGAACAGATCGAGCTCTACCAGCAGACCGCCGACGACACGTTCCACGAGATCCGCGACGCCCACGGAGTGCACCGCAAAGGCCTGCTGCTGGAGCTGTTCAACAAGCTGCAGCAGATCTGCAACACGCCCGCCCAGTACCTCAAAGATTCACTGGAGGACGACTACGACCCCGAGCAGGCGGCAGCCCGGTCCGGCAAGATCGGAGCACTCGACGACCTGCTCCCCACCTTGACCGCGCCTGAAGAATCCACGCTGGTCTTCACCCGGTACCGGACCATGGCCAAACTGCTCCTGCGGCACTTGCGCAGCCACGGCCACACCCCGCTCTACTACAGCGGCGACATCTCCTCCGTCCGTGAACGCCAGCGCATCGTCGACACCTTCCAGGCCCGCTCCGGCCAGCTCATGGTCATGACCGTCAAAGCCGGCGGCACCGGCCTTACCCTCACCCAGGCCAACCACGTCGTGCTCTTCGACCGCCCCTGGAACCCCGCCAAGGAGAGCCAGGCCATCGACCGCGCCCACCGCCTGGGCCAGCAGCGCACCGTCACCGTGCACCCGCTCATCACCGAGAACACCCTGGAAGACCGCGTCGACGAACTCCTCAAGCACAAACGGGCCCTCGCCGACGCCGTACTCGCCGATGGCTACTCCGCCCTCACCGAACTCACCGACGACCAGATCATTGACCTGATCGCCCTAGGAGCACAGCGATGACCCTGAACACATGGGCCCGCACCTGGGAGACCCTCCTCCACGCCGCCATCAGCGACGAGGCCCTCTGGCTCGCCGGCCACAACGACCTGTCCGCAGGAGGCCTCACCCACCTCACCCTCTTTCCAGGCCGCATCAGCGCCACCGCCACCGACCGCCACCACACCACACCCGCACACCCCACGATCACCCTGCCAGCCCTCACCGACCACCAGATCACGGCCTGGCAAGCAGCCTCGCCCACCTGCGGCCACCACCAAGCCGTCCGCACCGGCAAGCTCCCCGAATGCCTGACCAACCCGGACCATACCGGCGGCGTTCCCACCCAACCCACGCCCGAAGAGATCACCCTCAGCTGCGACTGCGGAACCTCACCGTGCCGCCACATCGCCGCCCTCACCCACGCCGTCACCGCACGCCTGGCCACCTACCCCACCGACTTCGCCACACTCCGCGGACTACCCGAACACCCCACGCAGCCCCCCGCCACCGGCAAGGACCAGCCTGTCACCACCAACCGCACGACGCCTGGCGGAAAGATCCACATCCCCGCCCACCACGCATGGGCCTGGTACCGCGAATGCGCCGAACCGCCCCTGCTACCCACCTACACACCCGAACTGATCGACGAACCGGTGCCCGGCCTCCCGGCTCCCGCGGCTCCTCCCGCACCGGCACCGGATCCGGAACAGGTCCACGCACTTATCAGCGACGCCGCGTCACAGGCACGGGCACACCTACGAAACGCCACTCGGCTGGAGTGCGCACAGCACGAAGACGCACTCCGCCTCGCCACCGCAGTACCCGGGATTCGACTCCCCGAGACAGCCGAACGCCTGGGCATCGATATCGCCGACCTGCGCGAACAGATCTTGGCCTGTACGCCGACCCGAGGTGGCGCGTAATAGGTGCGGGCTTTGCTCAATTTCATGGGCACTCGCCTCTTATGTGACCAAGTCCAGGTTAGCGACGCTCGCCGCGTGGTGCCGTTCGTAGCCGATGGGGCTGTGGTAACCGAGGGCGCAGTGCCGCCGCTTGGGGGTTGTACCAGGCCATCCAGTCGAAGACCGCCATGCAGGCCTGCACGCATGTGCGGCCGGGCGCACGGCAAGGCCGCCCCTGCCTGATCGGCGAGGGGCGGCCTTTCTGAATCTCGATCAAACCTTGGCGAGGCGGTTCGAGAGGTCGAGGGCGTCGGTCGTGAACGCGAGGGCGGCGCAAAGGCCGGTCACCTCGTGGAGGGTCGGGCGGACCAGGCGCGGCCAGTCGGCCGGGACAGCGGGCCAGGAGGCGAGGTGTACCTCGGTGGTGGCCAGGCCCAGGTGGGCGGTGACGTTCCAGCCGGAGCGAGAGGCGGGCTCCCAGTGGAGGCGAATGCGGCCGAGGGGGAGCTTCGGGGCTCTGGCGGCGAGCCATGTGACGTCGAGTGGGCCGTCGTGCCGTATGGAGACGCGATGGACCAGCGCGCCGCGTACGCCGTCCGGCATGGGACGTACGGCGAGGCCGTGCAGCGGGAGTATGTGCGACGAGATGAGGGCCTCCGGAGAGTGGGGGAAGGGTCAGGACCAGGTGAGGGCGCCGCGTACCGACGTGGGGAGGTAGTCCTCCTGGCCGTCGTCGGGGATGAACGCCTTGCCGTCCTGGACGACGACATCGGTCCCCACGTAGTGGGTGAAGGGGAAGTCGGGGTTGACGGCGAGCCGGATCGGCAGGGTGGGATCGAGGTCCTGGAGCTGGCGGAGCAGGTGGCCGACGGTCATGTACTGGGGCAAGGAAGCCTCCGAGAGCGGTACGGGTGGGCGGGTCGGAGAGTCAGGGAGCGTCGAGACGGAGCAGGTCCCGGAGGACCTTCGGCCCCTGGGCGTGGTCGGCGAGGTGCCGTTTGCGGCACTCGTTGACGTAGCCCTTGCCGCTTTGCTTCATCTCCCAGCCGCCGCAGGAGCAGACGGCCTGGGTGTACGAGCGCCCCGGGCAGTCGGCGTGGAGCGGCTTGCCGGAGCTGGTGTGCTTGTGGTCCGCCGGGCAGAGGGTGCCGTCGGCGTGGTGGTTGGTGAGCGGGGCGTGGAAAAACACGGTGTGTTCCTCGTGTTGGGGAGAAGCCCCTGGATGGGCGGGGCGGTGGACGTCAGGGAGCTGGGTCATTGGGAGAGCCCGCGCTGCCACTGGCGTCGTTCGCCTCACCGATTCAATAGGGGGAGTGGGCGACGAGGGTGGCGACGAACCCGGCCACGGCCTCGGAGGGGGTGTCGATACCGAACTCCTGTACCCACGCGGTGCCTTCGGCTGGCTGCACCTGGACCCGCCAGACGATGTCGCGCGTCCAGGCGGCGGGGTCCTCGGGGAGCCAGCCGACATAGACGCGGCCGTCCGGGCTCGTCGCGTGGACGTTGGCCTCCGGGGTGTCGACGACTGTCCAGTCGAGGGCGCGAAGGAGTTCGAGGACCGGGGTGGCGCAGTGGTCCGAGGAGAGCCAGTGGCGGTCTTCCATGGCGGGGCGGATGACGGCGGGCAGGAGGGTGGCGGAGGCGTTCACGGTTGGACGATTCCTTCGTTGACCTGCGGTTTTTCCCGACACCCGTACGTTGACATGGGGTGTGCCGAAGTCCGTAGTCGTTTCAGGGGATGCCCTGTCTGCCGTGGGTGAACTGATCACGGGCAGACGCCCAGAATTTCGGGCGCGGGAATGGAACGACGGCCGGGGTTGTCGCAACCGAGT is part of the Streptomyces sp. NBC_00250 genome and harbors:
- a CDS encoding DUF317 domain-containing protein, producing MNASATLLPAVIRPAMEDRHWLSSDHCATPVLELLRALDWTVVDTPEANVHATSPDGRVYVGWLPEDPAAWTRDIVWRVQVQPAEGTAWVQEFGIDTPSEAVAGFVATLVAHSPY
- a CDS encoding esterase, which translates into the protein MPDGVRGALVHRVSIRHDGPLDVTWLAARAPKLPLGRIRLHWEPASRSGWNVTAHLGLATTEVHLASWPAVPADWPRLVRPTLHEVTGLCAALAFTTDALDLSNRLAKV